One Qiania dongpingensis genomic window carries:
- a CDS encoding flavodoxin domain-containing protein — protein sequence MKTIIIYNSQTGFTKQYAEWLAEDLQCRLVPYSQKEEIDFSQYDAVVFGSWCHAGMIKKIKWFRKNLPALKGKKKAVFVVGANPMGNQEIEASLKGNFSEEEKVEVFYLQGGLRYEKMGASSRMMMKMFSSMVAKKKNKSPEEEEMARMIGQSYDISDRRFIRPVAAYLKGQQD from the coding sequence ATGAAAACGATTATTATTTATAATTCACAAACCGGGTTTACAAAACAATATGCCGAATGGCTGGCGGAGGATCTGCAGTGCCGTCTCGTTCCTTATTCCCAAAAAGAAGAGATTGACTTTTCCCAATATGACGCAGTGGTATTCGGCAGCTGGTGCCATGCAGGTATGATCAAGAAGATAAAATGGTTCCGGAAAAACCTTCCGGCTCTTAAAGGAAAGAAGAAGGCAGTTTTCGTTGTAGGGGCCAATCCCATGGGAAATCAGGAGATTGAAGCATCCTTAAAAGGGAATTTTTCTGAGGAGGAGAAGGTAGAGGTATTTTATCTGCAGGGAGGACTCCGATATGAGAAGATGGGAGCTTCCTCCCGGATGATGATGAAAATGTTTTCTTCCATGGTGGCGAAGAAAAAGAATAAGAGCCCGGAAGAAGAAGAGATGGCGCGCATGATAGGGCAGTCCTATGATATATCTGACCGGAGATTCATAAGGCCTGTCGCGGCATATCTCAAAGGACAGCAGGATTAA
- a CDS encoding prolyl-tRNA synthetase associated domain-containing protein: MNKIWIDERLYTGRPSPEGRLPKEIRVYDMLDSLKIPYVRIDHDVTPSIESCQRVDELLGIEICKNLFLCNSQKTDFYLLMLPGTKKFRTAALSKQIGTSRLSFAPSEYMEQYLDIAPGSVSVMGLMNDKQNKVRLLIDNEVLQAPFLGCHPCVNTSSLKLSMKDLLDKFLPYTGHDYLAVKL, translated from the coding sequence ATGAACAAAATATGGATTGATGAACGCCTTTATACAGGCCGCCCTTCTCCCGAGGGCCGCCTCCCAAAAGAAATAAGAGTATACGATATGCTTGACTCTCTGAAAATACCCTATGTACGGATTGACCATGATGTGACTCCCTCCATTGAATCATGTCAGCGTGTGGACGAGCTTTTGGGAATCGAAATCTGCAAGAACCTGTTTCTCTGCAATTCCCAGAAAACGGATTTTTACCTGCTGATGCTGCCTGGCACAAAAAAATTCCGCACGGCGGCCCTTTCCAAACAGATCGGCACCTCGAGACTTTCCTTTGCCCCTTCTGAATATATGGAGCAGTATCTGGATATCGCCCCCGGCTCCGTAAGCGTCATGGGCCTGATGAACGATAAGCAGAATAAAGTACGTCTTCTGATCGACAACGAAGTTCTGCAGGCACCTTTTCTCGGATGCCATCCCTGCGTCAATACCTCCAGCCTGAAACTATCCATGAAAGACTTGCTCGATAAATTTCTCCCGTATACAGGCCATGATTACCTGGCTGTAAAACTGTAA
- a CDS encoding ketopantoate reductase family protein, producing MERKIQELRYLVIGAGGTGGCIAGFLAKGGRDVALIARGVHLEAIRRNGLKIIRPDGVLSISVHAEEEKEYKDKADVIFVCVKDYSLDSTYELIKKASHKDTVVIPLLNIYGTGERMSDRLPGIRVLNGCIYIAGSIECPGVLRQSGEIFRIVYGSVDGGTEDPVCRQAEEDLRACGIEAVYSDDVRRDTFKKYSFVSAMAAVGAYYGSNAGDAKREGAVRSMFISCVKEIEALAEAMGIDFGEDMAEVNLKVLHGLADDCTASMQKDLEKGGQTEMDGLVFEVVRLGNKYHVPVPGYVLIAEKFKFHLEDGQAGQAK from the coding sequence ATGGAGAGGAAGATACAAGAACTGCGGTATCTGGTGATAGGGGCAGGCGGTACGGGAGGCTGTATTGCCGGTTTTCTGGCAAAAGGCGGACGGGACGTGGCCCTTATTGCAAGAGGCGTCCACCTGGAGGCCATAAGGCGGAACGGCCTAAAAATTATCAGACCGGACGGAGTCCTTTCAATTTCCGTACATGCGGAGGAGGAAAAAGAATACAAAGACAAAGCGGATGTGATCTTTGTATGTGTGAAGGACTATTCATTGGACAGCACATATGAGCTGATTAAAAAAGCGTCTCATAAAGATACGGTGGTGATTCCTCTGCTGAATATTTACGGCACAGGCGAGCGTATGTCCGATCGGCTTCCGGGAATCCGGGTGCTGAACGGCTGCATCTACATAGCGGGCTCCATTGAGTGTCCGGGAGTGCTGCGGCAGAGTGGAGAAATATTCCGGATCGTGTACGGTTCTGTGGACGGCGGCACGGAGGATCCGGTCTGCCGGCAGGCGGAAGAGGATCTGAGGGCGTGTGGAATAGAGGCGGTATATAGTGATGATGTCCGAAGAGATACCTTTAAGAAATACTCCTTTGTGTCTGCAATGGCTGCTGTGGGGGCATATTATGGCTCCAATGCGGGCGACGCTAAACGGGAGGGCGCTGTCCGAAGCATGTTCATAAGCTGCGTGAAGGAAATAGAAGCGCTGGCTGAGGCCATGGGAATCGATTTTGGAGAGGATATGGCGGAAGTGAATCTAAAGGTCCTTCACGGTCTTGCCGATGACTGTACTGCTTCCATGCAAAAAGATCTGGAAAAAGGCGGACAGACAGAGATGGACGGTCTCGTATTCGAAGTGGTGAGACTGGGGAATAAATACCATGTGCCGGTCCCGGGCTATGTGCTTATTGCGGAAAAATTCAAGTTCCATTTGGAAGACGGGCAGGCCGGCCAGGCCAAATAG
- a CDS encoding chloramphenicol acetyltransferase produces MAEGYRIVDYKTWKRAIHCEVFRNHMVPQYCVSLELDITNFLPKIKKQGYSFTFAMTYAAARCANQIEEFRYRFMDGQVALYDRIDTSFTYLDQETELFKVVEVKLMDTMEEYVKAASEAVENQKEYFTGPPGNNVFQFSAMPWVSYTHISHTESGKKDNATPLFDWGKYYKRDGKILLPFSVQVHHSFVDGLHIGKLAEALQDYLDRYGRNYKN; encoded by the coding sequence ATGGCTGAAGGATATAGGATAGTAGATTATAAGACATGGAAACGGGCCATACATTGTGAAGTGTTTCGGAATCATATGGTGCCGCAGTACTGCGTGAGCCTGGAACTGGATATCACAAATTTTCTTCCGAAAATAAAAAAACAGGGATATTCCTTTACCTTTGCCATGACGTATGCGGCGGCGAGGTGCGCGAATCAAATCGAAGAATTCCGATATCGTTTTATGGACGGGCAGGTGGCGCTGTACGACAGAATCGATACGTCCTTTACGTATCTTGACCAGGAGACAGAGCTTTTCAAGGTGGTAGAGGTAAAACTTATGGACACAATGGAAGAGTATGTGAAAGCCGCAAGTGAAGCGGTAGAGAATCAGAAAGAATATTTCACAGGGCCTCCTGGAAATAACGTTTTTCAGTTTTCCGCCATGCCCTGGGTATCCTATACTCATATTTCCCACACAGAATCTGGAAAAAAGGACAATGCCACTCCACTTTTTGACTGGGGTAAATATTATAAACGGGACGGAAAGATTCTGCTTCCGTTTTCTGTCCAGGTTCATCATTCCTTTGTGGACGGGCTGCATATCGGGAAGCTGGCTGAAGCGCTGCAGGATTATTTAGATCGATACGGAAGAAATTATAAAAACTGA
- the purD gene encoding phosphoribosylamine--glycine ligase, whose amino-acid sequence MNVLIVGSGGREHALAWKISKSSRVDKIYCAPGNAGIEEYAECVPIGVLDFPALTAFAREKEIGLTVIGMDDPLVAGVVDAFEAEGLRVFGPSKAAAILEGSKAFSKDLMKKYNIPTAGYENFEDADKALTYLETVDFPIVLKADGLALGKGVLICNSLEEAQAGVKEIMLDKKFGNAGNQMVIEEFLTGREVSVLSFVDGNTVRIMTSAQDHKRAGDGDTGLNTGGMGTFSPSPFYTEEVDEFCQKYIYQATVDAMRAEDRTFKGIIFFGLMLTEKGPKVLEYNARFGDPEAQVVIPRMKNDIVDVMEACIDGRLSEISLEFEDNAAVCVVLASDGYPVKYEKGFLIDGLDTVKAKEEEGYYVFHAGTKKTDKGIVTNGGRVLGVTAKGADLKTARANAYKAAEWVNFENKYMRHDIGKAIDEA is encoded by the coding sequence ATGAACGTACTGATAGTGGGAAGCGGAGGCAGAGAGCATGCTCTCGCTTGGAAGATATCGAAGAGCAGCCGTGTGGATAAAATATACTGTGCGCCGGGAAATGCGGGTATCGAGGAGTATGCGGAGTGTGTGCCCATCGGTGTGCTGGATTTTCCGGCACTGACGGCTTTTGCCAGGGAAAAGGAGATCGGTCTTACGGTCATAGGGATGGACGATCCGCTAGTGGCGGGCGTCGTAGACGCTTTTGAGGCGGAAGGGCTTCGGGTATTCGGGCCATCGAAGGCTGCGGCTATCCTGGAGGGTTCCAAAGCGTTTTCCAAAGACCTGATGAAGAAATACAATATTCCTACGGCAGGATATGAGAATTTTGAGGACGCGGACAAGGCCTTGACTTATTTGGAAACTGTGGATTTCCCCATCGTGCTGAAAGCGGACGGGCTGGCGCTTGGAAAAGGCGTCTTGATCTGCAACAGCCTGGAAGAGGCACAGGCGGGCGTGAAAGAGATCATGCTTGACAAAAAGTTTGGAAACGCCGGAAACCAGATGGTCATAGAAGAATTCCTGACCGGCCGTGAAGTGTCCGTGCTGTCTTTTGTAGACGGAAATACAGTCCGTATCATGACATCTGCCCAAGATCACAAACGGGCTGGAGACGGTGATACGGGCCTTAACACCGGCGGAATGGGGACATTTTCTCCCAGCCCTTTCTATACCGAGGAAGTGGACGAGTTCTGCCAGAAATACATTTATCAGGCCACGGTGGATGCCATGAGGGCGGAAGACCGTACATTTAAAGGAATTATCTTTTTCGGACTCATGCTGACGGAAAAAGGTCCTAAGGTGTTGGAATACAACGCACGGTTCGGTGATCCGGAGGCCCAGGTGGTCATACCCAGGATGAAAAATGACATTGTGGATGTGATGGAGGCCTGCATAGACGGCCGGCTCTCGGAGATCAGCTTGGAATTTGAGGATAATGCGGCGGTGTGCGTGGTGCTGGCCTCCGACGGTTATCCTGTGAAGTATGAAAAGGGCTTTTTGATAGACGGCCTGGATACGGTGAAGGCGAAAGAAGAGGAAGGCTATTACGTTTTCCATGCTGGTACAAAGAAGACGGACAAAGGCATCGTCACAAACGGAGGACGGGTACTGGGCGTAACAGCCAAGGGAGCTGATTTAAAAACCGCCAGGGCCAACGCGTATAAGGCGGCAGAATGGGTGAATTTTGAGAATAAATATATGCGGCACGATATTGGAAAGGCCATAGACGAGGCATAG
- a CDS encoding CvfB family protein, whose protein sequence is MIELGKKQTLKVLRQKEIGVYLGEGITGEPGVLLPRRQVPEGTVVGSEIEVFLYKDSEDRPIATVRDPLLSLGELAVLEVVEAGRIGAFLNWGLERDLFLPYKEQKWKVRPGEKVLVALYVDKSQRLCATMKVDDYLSADSPYEKDSSVTGVLYEINQELGAFVAVDSRYFGLIPAGEVSREMKTGVTVEARVARVREDGKLILSVREKAYKQLNLDAEAVLSLIEAYGGVLPFTDKADPGLIKLETGLSKNAFKRAVGHLLKENVIQIKTETIELIRR, encoded by the coding sequence ATGATAGAGTTAGGAAAGAAACAGACATTGAAGGTGCTTCGGCAGAAAGAGATCGGCGTATATTTGGGAGAGGGGATCACTGGTGAGCCGGGAGTTCTCCTGCCCAGACGGCAGGTTCCGGAGGGAACGGTCGTCGGCAGTGAAATAGAAGTTTTTCTTTATAAGGATTCAGAGGACAGGCCGATTGCCACTGTGAGAGATCCGCTTCTTTCTCTGGGGGAGCTGGCGGTCCTGGAGGTCGTGGAAGCGGGACGGATCGGAGCATTTTTGAACTGGGGACTGGAAAGGGATCTGTTCCTTCCCTATAAGGAGCAGAAATGGAAGGTCAGGCCAGGTGAAAAAGTGCTGGTGGCTTTATATGTAGATAAAAGCCAGAGACTTTGCGCGACCATGAAGGTAGATGACTATCTGAGCGCAGATTCACCCTATGAAAAAGATTCCTCCGTGACAGGTGTCCTATATGAGATCAACCAAGAGCTGGGAGCCTTTGTGGCGGTGGACAGCCGGTATTTTGGACTGATCCCGGCCGGAGAAGTCAGCCGGGAAATGAAGACCGGCGTTACGGTCGAGGCCAGAGTGGCGCGGGTCCGGGAAGATGGTAAGCTGATATTGAGCGTCAGGGAAAAAGCATATAAACAGCTTAATTTGGACGCGGAGGCCGTTCTTTCCCTGATCGAGGCTTATGGCGGAGTCCTTCCGTTTACGGATAAAGCGGACCCCGGCCTTATCAAGCTGGAGACAGGTCTGAGCAAGAACGCGTTCAAGCGGGCTGTGGGCCATCTTCTGAAAGAAAACGTAATCCAAATAAAAACTGAAACTATAGAATTGATCAGGAGGTAG
- a CDS encoding aspartate/glutamate racemase family protein gives MAEERKFRKLGLVGGMGPESTILYYHGIVYETQKRAGRQMFPDLLIESVNVFEVLECCQRKEYEKLTCYLLRAIENLASGGAEFAALSANTAHIVFDELKKRSPIPLVSIVEAACEEAERRELTKIGLLGTKFTMEGTFFRKPFLEKRIEITVPNEREREYVNRKISEELEAGIIIDETRRHFMDIIRRMTKEEGIEAVVLGCTELPLLFDGVSGNIEFLDTVEIHIRTLVDRIVGTSDKKGEDRHGGAL, from the coding sequence ATGGCAGAGGAGAGGAAGTTTAGAAAACTGGGCCTGGTGGGCGGAATGGGGCCGGAGTCCACAATTCTTTATTATCATGGTATTGTCTATGAGACACAAAAGAGAGCCGGGCGGCAGATGTTTCCTGACCTTCTTATAGAAAGTGTGAATGTATTTGAGGTTTTGGAATGCTGCCAAAGAAAAGAGTATGAAAAACTGACCTGTTATTTGCTCAGGGCAATTGAAAATCTGGCGTCAGGCGGCGCTGAGTTCGCTGCACTGTCCGCGAATACGGCTCACATCGTTTTTGATGAGCTTAAGAAGCGTTCTCCGATACCGCTTGTCAGTATAGTAGAGGCGGCCTGCGAGGAAGCGGAGCGCAGAGAATTGACGAAGATCGGTCTTCTGGGCACTAAATTCACCATGGAGGGGACATTTTTCCGAAAACCATTTCTGGAAAAGCGGATAGAGATCACGGTGCCCAACGAGAGGGAAAGAGAATATGTGAATCGTAAGATTTCGGAGGAACTGGAAGCAGGAATCATCATAGACGAAACACGGCGGCATTTTATGGATATTATCAGAAGAATGACAAAAGAAGAGGGGATAGAAGCCGTGGTCCTGGGATGTACGGAGCTTCCTCTGCTGTTTGACGGAGTTTCCGGGAATATAGAATTTCTGGATACAGTGGAAATCCATATCCGCACATTGGTGGACAGGATAGTGGGAACATCGGATAAGAAGGGAGAAGATAGGCATGGAGGAGCTTTGTGA
- a CDS encoding cation diffusion facilitator family transporter: MTDFLVRRFVKDYNQTQRASVRTSYGILSSIVGIGCNLFLFLAKLMIGIFLNSISVMSDAFNNLSDAASSIISFIGVKMAGRPADKDHPFGHGRIEYISALIVSFLVIEVGWTFMKTSFAKVRSPEALSFNMVSLIILVLSIGVKLWMSFFNRKLGKRIGSKVMEATAADSLGDVLVTAATIFSVALYGAFGWNIDGFIGMAVSVVVIVAGINIAKDTLKPLIGEAIDPYVYRKIKTFVEGYDGIWGTHDLIVHNYGPSTSMASIHAEVDSHGNMEDIHEIIDQIEREAKEQLGIFLVIHMDPIETNDPLVEERRRMVLECLDDLDGRITLHDFRMVDGRKQVNLIFDIVVPYEMKEKEIEEVTAHLEEKLRLLDGRFHCVITVDKSYIAEN; encoded by the coding sequence ATGACAGACTTTTTGGTACGCAGATTTGTAAAGGATTATAATCAGACTCAAAGGGCCAGTGTCCGAACTTCCTATGGGATTTTGTCCAGCATCGTGGGGATAGGGTGCAATCTGTTTCTGTTTTTGGCAAAACTGATGATCGGCATTTTTCTGAACAGTATTTCAGTAATGTCCGATGCTTTTAATAACCTGTCCGATGCCGCTTCTTCTATCATAAGCTTCATCGGTGTGAAAATGGCCGGCCGGCCGGCGGACAAAGACCATCCTTTCGGACACGGCAGGATCGAATATATTTCGGCGCTGATCGTTTCTTTTCTGGTAATTGAAGTTGGCTGGACGTTTATGAAAACTTCCTTTGCAAAAGTGAGGAGTCCGGAAGCACTCAGTTTCAACATGGTCTCGCTGATCATCCTGGTGCTGTCCATCGGGGTGAAGCTTTGGATGTCTTTTTTCAACAGAAAACTGGGGAAACGGATCGGTTCCAAGGTGATGGAAGCGACTGCGGCGGATTCCCTGGGCGATGTGCTGGTAACCGCGGCAACGATATTTTCCGTGGCGCTTTATGGGGCCTTTGGATGGAACATAGATGGATTTATTGGTATGGCCGTATCGGTGGTGGTCATCGTTGCGGGAATCAACATCGCCAAAGACACCCTGAAGCCGCTGATCGGCGAAGCCATCGATCCATATGTCTATCGGAAGATCAAGACCTTTGTGGAAGGCTATGACGGCATTTGGGGAACTCATGATTTGATCGTCCATAATTATGGACCCTCTACCAGCATGGCATCCATCCATGCGGAGGTGGACAGCCACGGGAACATGGAGGATATCCATGAGATCATCGATCAGATCGAGCGGGAGGCTAAAGAGCAGCTGGGTATTTTTCTGGTCATCCATATGGATCCCATTGAGACAAATGATCCTCTGGTAGAAGAACGGCGCCGGATGGTTCTGGAATGTCTGGATGATTTGGACGGACGGATCACGCTCCACGATTTCCGCATGGTAGACGGCAGGAAGCAGGTCAACCTGATCTTCGACATTGTAGTTCCATACGAAATGAAGGAGAAAGAAATAGAAGAGGTCACAGCACATTTGGAGGAGAAGCTGCGTCTTTTGGATGGGCGTTTTCATTGTGTCATTACAGTGGATAAAAGCTATATTGCGGAAAATTAA
- the truA gene encoding tRNA pseudouridine(38-40) synthase TruA, with protein sequence MLRNYKMTVSYDGTRYNGWQKQKNTETTIQGKLEQILFRLTGKEIPVQGAGRTDAGVHALGQVANFRLDTNLFEDELLSYFNEYLPDDIAVLSLKTASERFHSRLSAVGKIYCYRMYTGNAKPVFDRRYMWKPDEIPDAERMRSAASFLVGRHDFKSFCGNRHMNKSTVRKLDRITIEEAGGGRELRLTFEGEGFLQNMVRILTGTLFECGIGEREPEEMTGILEALERSRAGQMAPAKGLTLMEVRY encoded by the coding sequence ATGCTGCGGAACTATAAAATGACGGTGAGCTATGACGGTACACGCTATAATGGATGGCAGAAGCAAAAGAATACGGAAACGACCATACAGGGCAAACTGGAACAGATACTCTTCCGCCTTACGGGAAAAGAGATTCCGGTACAGGGGGCCGGGCGCACGGACGCGGGTGTACACGCCCTGGGCCAAGTAGCCAATTTCCGGCTGGATACGAATTTATTTGAAGACGAGCTTCTTTCTTACTTTAATGAATATCTGCCGGACGATATCGCCGTGCTGTCGTTAAAGACGGCGTCAGAAAGGTTTCACAGCCGTCTGAGTGCGGTAGGGAAGATATATTGTTACCGGATGTATACGGGAAATGCAAAGCCTGTGTTTGACAGGAGATACATGTGGAAGCCGGACGAGATTCCAGATGCGGAGCGGATGAGGAGTGCGGCGTCATTTCTCGTGGGGCGCCATGATTTTAAGAGTTTCTGCGGCAACCGCCATATGAATAAGTCCACGGTGCGGAAGCTGGATAGGATCACCATTGAGGAGGCAGGCGGGGGCAGAGAGCTTCGGCTGACCTTTGAAGGGGAAGGGTTTCTCCAGAATATGGTCCGGATTTTGACGGGAACCTTGTTTGAATGTGGGATTGGGGAACGTGAGCCGGAGGAGATGACCGGGATACTGGAGGCGCTGGAACGGAGCCGGGCAGGACAGATGGCTCCGGCGAAGGGACTCACTCTCATGGAAGTGAGATACTGA
- a CDS encoding acyl-[acyl-carrier-protein] thioesterase has protein sequence MYSFDSKVRYSEVGADGRLSLCSVIHYMQDCSIFQSEMLGVGVRALQERGRAWLLSAWQVELYRRPELGETLKVGTWASGFKAMYGYRNFVIIDAAGDYAVKANSIWVYMNLETGRPEKVDKQLADIYQAEEPLDMETDGRKIKIPDNLMEFPSFPVRRYQIDTNGHVNNGQYIQMAEEWLPGDNDIRKLRVEYKKAAVYGDTVIPMAGGNADSVTVVLKGSEGQVYAVVQAVSGKG, from the coding sequence ATGTATTCGTTTGACAGCAAAGTGAGATATAGTGAAGTGGGAGCAGACGGCAGGCTGAGCCTGTGTTCGGTCATCCATTATATGCAGGACTGCAGTATTTTCCAGTCAGAGATGCTGGGAGTGGGAGTCCGCGCACTGCAGGAGAGAGGCAGGGCATGGCTTTTGTCCGCCTGGCAGGTGGAGCTTTATAGGAGGCCGGAGCTTGGTGAAACGTTAAAGGTTGGAACCTGGGCCAGCGGATTCAAGGCGATGTACGGCTACCGGAATTTTGTGATCATAGACGCTGCCGGCGATTATGCGGTGAAAGCGAACTCCATTTGGGTCTACATGAATCTGGAAACCGGGCGTCCTGAAAAGGTGGATAAGCAGCTTGCGGACATTTATCAGGCAGAAGAGCCGCTGGATATGGAAACGGACGGACGTAAGATTAAGATTCCGGACAACCTGATGGAATTTCCATCATTTCCCGTCAGAAGATATCAGATAGATACCAATGGACATGTGAACAACGGACAGTATATCCAGATGGCGGAGGAGTGGCTTCCAGGGGATAATGATATCAGGAAACTGCGGGTGGAATATAAGAAAGCGGCGGTATACGGCGACACGGTCATACCAATGGCTGGAGGAAACGCTGATTCTGTCACTGTGGTGCTGAAGGGATCAGAGGGACAGGTTTATGCCGTAGTTCAGGCGGTTTCTGGAAAAGGATAA
- a CDS encoding HTH domain-containing protein translates to MEELCDIPEQLKTLLEEYRFNVNTLSKYLAVPAEDICRLADGNLDVLPDDNILRFEIYNKISFLYLIPYEGADKKLSAFLMVLISYHGLSKDTIARMALVEKSDIDKILSGRMERISDEKKYRVAAAVMCLRFFLKENEPG, encoded by the coding sequence ATGGAGGAGCTTTGTGATATTCCGGAGCAGCTTAAAACCCTTCTGGAAGAGTACCGGTTCAATGTAAATACTTTGTCAAAGTATTTAGCTGTGCCGGCAGAGGACATATGCCGGCTTGCGGATGGAAACTTGGACGTGCTTCCGGATGACAATATACTGCGGTTTGAGATTTACAACAAAATATCGTTTCTTTACTTGATACCTTATGAAGGAGCGGATAAGAAGCTTAGCGCTTTTTTGATGGTGCTGATATCCTATCACGGTTTGTCAAAGGATACTATTGCGAGGATGGCTTTAGTAGAGAAAAGTGACATTGATAAAATACTGTCCGGCCGCATGGAACGAATTTCCGACGAGAAGAAGTACCGGGTGGCGGCTGCGGTCATGTGCCTGCGGTTTTTTCTGAAAGAAAATGAACCCGGATAG
- a CDS encoding RidA family protein, whose translation MKKVISTDKAPAAIGPYSQAIEANGFVFASGQIPVNPATGEIPEGIEAQARQAMENVVNLLAAAGTTAENVVKTSVFIKDMNDFGKVNAIYAEYFKEECPARACVEVARLPKDVLVEVEAIAVK comes from the coding sequence ATGAAGAAAGTAATTTCTACAGACAAGGCGCCGGCGGCTATCGGACCTTATTCCCAGGCGATTGAAGCGAACGGTTTTGTGTTTGCGTCCGGTCAGATCCCGGTGAATCCGGCGACCGGAGAAATTCCGGAAGGCATTGAAGCACAGGCCAGACAGGCGATGGAAAATGTCGTGAATCTTTTGGCGGCGGCAGGGACCACGGCTGAGAACGTTGTAAAGACTTCTGTATTTATCAAGGACATGAATGATTTTGGCAAGGTGAATGCAATCTATGCGGAATATTTTAAAGAGGAGTGTCCCGCCAGAGCATGCGTAGAAGTGGCAAGACTTCCAAAAGATGTTTTGGTAGAGGTAGAGGCGATCGCAGTAAAGTAG
- a CDS encoding HAD family hydrolase — MIRLIASDMDGTILKNGAQTLPPRILPIIERLREKGIGFVAASGRQYGNLRRLMGPAADTVDYICENGAFAVHNGKIVYKATMERDLGQALMRDIWSRDGCEIQLSGVKTAYIQAKDPSYTWHLKNILKNDVTEVRDIFKTEEDYIKISAYVHGDKTEERLREFKERWNGVFTLASTCDHWIDFIPDGINKGHAMRALMETVNVSREEIMAFGDNYNDLELLACAEESYAVSDGKPEVIAACRHICDSVEDVLETLLL, encoded by the coding sequence ATGATTCGACTCATCGCAAGCGATATGGACGGCACGATTCTTAAAAACGGTGCTCAAACTCTCCCGCCCCGCATACTTCCGATCATTGAGAGGCTCAGAGAAAAAGGAATTGGTTTTGTTGCCGCCAGCGGACGCCAGTACGGCAATTTGAGAAGACTTATGGGACCGGCAGCCGATACAGTGGATTACATATGCGAAAACGGCGCATTCGCGGTCCACAACGGTAAAATTGTATACAAGGCCACAATGGAGCGAGATCTTGGACAGGCGCTGATGCGGGATATCTGGTCCAGGGACGGCTGTGAGATTCAGCTTTCAGGGGTCAAGACCGCTTATATCCAGGCCAAGGACCCTTCTTATACCTGGCATCTGAAAAACATTCTAAAAAATGATGTGACTGAGGTCAGGGACATATTTAAGACAGAAGAAGATTATATCAAGATATCGGCGTATGTTCACGGAGATAAGACAGAAGAGCGTCTCAGGGAATTCAAAGAGCGGTGGAATGGAGTCTTTACCCTCGCCTCAACCTGCGACCACTGGATCGATTTCATCCCCGACGGCATCAACAAAGGCCACGCCATGCGCGCCCTGATGGAAACGGTAAACGTCTCCCGGGAAGAGATCATGGCCTTCGGCGATAATTATAACGATCTTGAGCTCCTTGCCTGTGCAGAGGAAAGCTATGCCGTCTCTGACGGAAAGCCCGAGGTCATCGCTGCCTGCCGCCATATCTGCGACTCTGTAGAAGATGTATTGGAAACTCTTCTCCTTTAA
- a CDS encoding DUF3795 domain-containing protein, whose amino-acid sequence MFESRCGICCDSCEGKTEVNCKGCLNMKTPFWGGDCEVKSCCEAKGLNHCGECKEFPCETISSMGKEQGYDPEPRLLKCRQWAEK is encoded by the coding sequence ATGTTCGAATCAAGGTGCGGGATCTGCTGCGATTCCTGTGAAGGGAAAACTGAGGTGAATTGTAAAGGATGTCTGAATATGAAAACACCGTTTTGGGGCGGAGACTGTGAAGTAAAATCCTGCTGCGAAGCGAAAGGGCTTAACCACTGCGGTGAGTGCAAAGAATTTCCCTGCGAGACGATATCTTCCATGGGGAAGGAGCAGGGCTATGATCCTGAGCCGAGACTTTTAAAGTGCAGACAGTGGGCCGAAAAATAG